GCCTTGCCGTAGGCGACGAGATCCGGGATCACGCCGTAATATTCCTGCGCGCCGCCGTAGGCGAGGCGGAATCCGGTCACCACTTCGTCGAAGATCAGCGGCACGCCCGCTTCGGTCGCGAGCGCGCGCACGCCTTCCAGGAATCCGGGCTCGGGCGGCGTGCAGCGCTGCAACGGCTCCATGATGATGCCGGCGAGTTCATGGCGGTGGGCACGCACGATCTCGGTCGTCGGGCCGAGTTCGTTGTAGGGCGCGATCAGCAATTCGTGGGCGGCGGCGGGCGTGCCGGCGCTGGTCAGCTCGGGCGTGGGAAAGAGGAGATTCTTGTTGGGAAAGAGACTGGTAACACCTGCCTCGTTGGCGCCGTGGTAAGCGCCCTCGAACTTGAGGATCTTGGCCTTGCCGGTCGCGGCGCGGGCGAGCCTGAGGCAATACATGGTCGCCTCGGTGCCGGACGCGCAGAAGCGCAGCCGCTCCGCCGCCGGCGAGATGCGCCGGATTTCTTCGGCGAGCGCCAGCACCTCGGGATTGAGGTAGGCGAAGTTCGAGCCGAGCGGGGCCTGGCGGCGGACCGCCGCCACCACCTCGGGCCGGGCGTGGCCAACCAGCGCCGAACCCCAGCCCATGGAGAAATCGATGAATTCCTTGCCCTCGGTGTCCCAAAGCCGCGCGCCTTCCCCGCGCGCGATGGCGACGATGGCGTCCCCGGGCAGGCCGAATTCGCCGTTCGATATGCCGCCCGGAAAGACCGCGTGGGCGCGGGCCGCGATGTTCCCCATGCCGTCCGACGTCATGTCCGCTCCTCCCTCGCGGGCGATTATCGGCGGGACGGGGGAAAACGCCATATAATAATGTGTCGTAATAATATGTCGGGCAATTCACGGCCCGCGAACGAATAAGCGAACGAACGAAAGGAAACGTCGATGCTCAGCTTTCGCCTGGCCGAAGACCAGGAACGCCTCAGGGCCCGCGCGCGGGCCTTCGCCCGCGATGTGGTCGCGCCGCACGTCGAGGAAATGGACCGGACCAACAACTATCCCTGGCCGGTGGTCAAGGCGATGGCGGCCGAAGGATTCATGGGACTCACCATCGATCCCAGATACGGCGGCGGCGGGCGGCCGCTGATCGACGCCCTGCTGGTGGTCGAGGAACTGGCCAAGGTGTGCGGCACGGTCGCACGCATCTGCGTCGATGCCAACACCGCGGTGGGCAAGGCGATCGCCGAATACGGCACCGAGGATCAGCGCGCGCGTTATCTGCCCAAGGTGGTCGCCGGCGACAAGCCGGCGATCGCCATCACCGAACCGGACGTCGGCTCGGCCGCGACCTCGATCACCACGCGGGCCGAGAAGCGGGGCGATCATTACCTCCTCAACGGCGAGAAGCGCTGGATCACCGGCGCCGGCGTCACCGGGCTCTACCTCGTATTCGCGCGCTTCGAGGGCAAGGACGGCGCCGCCGGCATCGGCGGGCTGCTGGTGGAAGCCGATACCCCGGGACTCTCGGTGCCCAAGGTGCGCGTGATGATGGGCGTGCGCGGCATGCCCGAAGGGGACGTGGTGTTCAAGGACTGCAAGGTGCCGGCGGCGAACCTGATTGCGCCTCCGGGCCAGGGCTTCAAGCGGCTGATGACCGCCTACAACGTGCAGCGGCTCGGCGCCGCCACGGTGGCGCTCGGCATCGCGCAAGGGGCGTACGAGCTCGCCTGCGGCTACGCCGTGCGCCGCGAGCAGTTCGGGCAGCCGATCGGCGAATTCCAGGGCATCCAATGGATGCTCGCCGACATGCGGATTCAGCTCGAGGCCTCGCGGCTGCTGATCTACCGCGCCGCCGCCGAGGCCGGGCACGGCTTTCCCGACAAGGTCGATTCCGCCATCGCCAAGGTCCATTCCGCCGACACCGCGGTCGCGGTCACCAACATGGCGCTGCAGATCCACGGTGCCGCCGGATACTCGTGCGACCTGCCGCTCGAACGCATGGTGCGCGACGCCCGCATGTTCTCGATCGGCGGCGGCACCGCCCAGATGCAGCGCAACCTGATCGGGCGCGAGGCGCTGCGGTCGGCCAAGACCCAGATCCAGGAAGTGGCCGAATGACCGCCGTGCGTTCGACGCCTAATCCGCGCTTTCGATCGACCGGTGGTCAAGGCCAACGTGCTCGCCGGCGGCGACGATGATGGCCCACGCTTCCTCGGGCAACGGCACGCCTTCGGCCTCGCGCCGCGCGCGGGCGCGCCGTTCCGGCTCGCCGGGCGTCAGGATTTCGTCCTTGCCGAGGGCGAGCTTGGAGCTTTTGAAGAATTCGACGTAACTGCGCGCCTCGGCGGCGAAGGCGTCTTCACCCGCGAATGTCGCGGGCTTCAGGAAAATAGACAGCATGCCGTTATTGACCGGGCGCGGCGGCGGTCCGGCGCAGCCCGATCCGGTCAGCGCGCCCGCTAGCAGTTCGATCATCAGCGAAAGGCCGGAGCCCTTGTGCTCGCCCATGGCGCGGATGGCGCCGCGCCCGCCGCTCGAGTGCGGAATCTGGCCCGGGCGCTTCGGCCCGTAAAAGACGGCCGGATCGGACGACAGCCGCCCCTCCTCGTCGATCAGGCTCCCTTCGGGCAAGGGCTTGCCGCCGCTGTGGGCGACGATCGCCTTGCCCTCGGCGACGGCGGAAGTCGCGAAATCGAGGATGAGCGGGGGCTCGTTCGGCAGCGGCACCCCGATCGTGATCGGGTTGGTGCCCATGCGCCGCTCGCGGCCGCCGAAGGGGGCGACCAGGGTGCTGCCCGCGACGTTGACGAAATGAATCGACACCAGGCCCGCTGCCGCGGCCATCTCGGCGAAATCGCCGATGCGGCCCAAATGCCCGCTGTGGCGGAGCGCGACGATGGCCGTGCCGGCGGCCTCGGCCTTGCGGATCCCGATTTCGGTCGCGCGCGGCCCCAGGGTCTGGCCGAAGCCGTAATGGCCCTCGAGCAGGACCAGGGTTTCGGATTCGGCGATCACGGTCGGCGTTTGATCCGGCTTGAGCCAGCCCTTGCTCATCCAGTCGAGATAACGGGGGATGCGGATGACCCCGTGGCTGTCGTGCCCGGTCAGGTTGGCGAGAACCAGGTAATGGGCGATGCGCGCGCTTTCGTCGGCGGAGCAGCCGGCGGCGACGAAAATGCGGCGGGTCAGCGCGCGTAGGCGTTCGGCGGGGATCAGGATTTCGGACATGGGATGGACAACGACGGAAAAGGAGGACGGTGTCGGTGCGAGCCGCTCACAACAAGTGGAAGGCGAATATAGCAACCAAGGTCGGCGGCGCGGCGGCGACCAGCAAGCCGAGCGGGCTGATCGCGCCTTCGTCGAAATTGCCCTTGAGGATGGCGAACCCGGCCGGGTTGGGCGCGTTGGCGATGATGGTCAGACCGCCGCCGGTGACCGCGCCGGCGACCAGGGCGTACTTGAAGGCATCGTCGACTCCGTCCACCAGCGAGCCGAGATAGGTCAGCGCCGCGTTGTCGGTGATCGCGGTCAGGGCGGTGGCGCCGAAATAGAGGGCGTTGGGCGAGAGGCCCGAAAGCAAGGGCTGCAACCACCACTTCTGCATGCCGCCCAGGGTAACCAAACCGGCCAGGAAGAACGCCACCATCAATCCCTCGCGCAAGATCAACCGAGACTGATAGCGCTTGTAGGCGTCGGTGAAGCCGAGGAAGAACAGAAACAGCGCGCTGAATACGATCGCATGGTGACCGAAGAAAACGACGCCGCCCAGAAACATGAGGTGTACCGCGACGACCGGGACCGGAATCCGTTCGAGCTTCTCGCCCGGAAGTCCGTCGGACAACTGGGCGAGTTGGCGACGGAAGATCGCCGTGATCACGACCGCGTTGATGATGACGGCGATCACCGCGCGCCAGCCGAACGTCTTGAGCATGAAAGCGATATCCCAGCCCCAGGTCGAGGCCACCATCAGAACCGGCGGCGCGGCATAGGGCGTAAGCACGCCGCCGATCGAGATGTTGACGAAGAGAACGCCGATGGTCGCGTACTTGAACGGCGCGGGGACATTCTTGGCGAAATAGCGATCGCGCAGGAGAAGCGCGGATAGTGTCATCGCGGCCGGCTCGGTGATGAAGGAGCCCAACAACGGTCCTACCGACAGCGCGACGAGATAATAGGCCGTGGGTTGTCTGAGCGGCATCAATCGCGCGATCAAACGCATCACCGCGCCCGCGAATTCCAGTACCGGACGGCTCGCGGCGATAACCATGATGACGAACACGAAGGCGGGCTCGGTGAAGTTGAGGCCTTCCAGGTATTCGATGGATCGCGCCGGTCCGAGGTGAACGGCGACGAACAGCAGCAGGATCAGCGCCCAGAATCCGAACACCGCTTCGACCTCGCCGAGCAGGTGCCAT
The Rhodospirillales bacterium genome window above contains:
- a CDS encoding aspartate aminotransferase family protein, with the protein product MAFSPVPPIIAREGGADMTSDGMGNIAARAHAVFPGGISNGEFGLPGDAIVAIARGEGARLWDTEGKEFIDFSMGWGSALVGHARPEVVAAVRRQAPLGSNFAYLNPEVLALAEEIRRISPAAERLRFCASGTEATMYCLRLARAATGKAKILKFEGAYHGANEAGVTSLFPNKNLLFPTPELTSAGTPAAAHELLIAPYNELGPTTEIVRAHRHELAGIIMEPLQRCTPPEPGFLEGVRALATEAGVPLIFDEVVTGFRLAYGGAQEYYGVIPDLVAYGKALGGGYPIGAFGGKRELMEQVDESRIGGDGYVWMASTLGGNPVSTAAANAALGVLRTPGTYQKLHALGRTFREGLARVLRDRQIRAQVIGDGPLAQVVFTDRPVNNYRSTARGDKAKARKLMLGLFARGVFINPMGTKLYLSVAHDEAICAEFLRRFDDVLGQV
- a CDS encoding acyl-CoA dehydrogenase, whose protein sequence is MLSFRLAEDQERLRARARAFARDVVAPHVEEMDRTNNYPWPVVKAMAAEGFMGLTIDPRYGGGGRPLIDALLVVEELAKVCGTVARICVDANTAVGKAIAEYGTEDQRARYLPKVVAGDKPAIAITEPDVGSAATSITTRAEKRGDHYLLNGEKRWITGAGVTGLYLVFARFEGKDGAAGIGGLLVEADTPGLSVPKVRVMMGVRGMPEGDVVFKDCKVPAANLIAPPGQGFKRLMTAYNVQRLGAATVALGIAQGAYELACGYAVRREQFGQPIGEFQGIQWMLADMRIQLEASRLLIYRAAAEAGHGFPDKVDSAIAKVHSADTAVAVTNMALQIHGAAGYSCDLPLERMVRDARMFSIGGGTAQMQRNLIGREALRSAKTQIQEVAE
- a CDS encoding malate/lactate/ureidoglycolate dehydrogenase — translated: MSEILIPAERLRALTRRIFVAAGCSADESARIAHYLVLANLTGHDSHGVIRIPRYLDWMSKGWLKPDQTPTVIAESETLVLLEGHYGFGQTLGPRATEIGIRKAEAAGTAIVALRHSGHLGRIGDFAEMAAAAGLVSIHFVNVAGSTLVAPFGGRERRMGTNPITIGVPLPNEPPLILDFATSAVAEGKAIVAHSGGKPLPEGSLIDEEGRLSSDPAVFYGPKRPGQIPHSSGGRGAIRAMGEHKGSGLSLMIELLAGALTGSGCAGPPPRPVNNGMLSIFLKPATFAGEDAFAAEARSYVEFFKSSKLALGKDEILTPGEPERRARARREAEGVPLPEEAWAIIVAAGEHVGLDHRSIESAD